From Paenibacillus graminis, a single genomic window includes:
- a CDS encoding mechanosensitive ion channel family protein, producing MNRWMLEATTANAVESAVKFKDKVWNLLTDANMWANVLFAGLRILLIFILTRIIIKVVSKVIDRSMEKETRGRLLGDSRRFSTVGGLLKNVVTFICNFVMIMLVLSEFHFDLGPLLAGAGVVGLAIGFGAQSLVKDVITGFFIIFEDQFAVGDVIQTGTYKGTVEMIGLRTTRLLSSTGEVHIIPNGTIINVTNYSLANALAVVDVPVKIERGLEATLALIGEALKGIEERNTNVVAYPNILGIQSMSTSEYVIRVAAHCLPNARDAAERQIQSDIKRALEKQTALEAAKAEQEAREQAEQAERAAREMEALEAPPSGRESSGNRPDRQVAATHEEEKGEK from the coding sequence ATGAATAGGTGGATGCTTGAAGCAACTACTGCAAATGCTGTGGAAAGTGCGGTAAAGTTCAAGGATAAAGTATGGAATTTGTTAACAGATGCGAATATGTGGGCGAACGTACTATTTGCAGGGCTGCGTATTCTTTTAATCTTTATTTTGACCCGTATCATTATAAAGGTTGTATCTAAGGTGATCGACCGTTCAATGGAAAAGGAGACCCGCGGGAGGCTGTTGGGTGATAGCCGCAGATTCTCAACCGTTGGCGGGCTGCTGAAAAATGTGGTTACGTTCATTTGCAATTTTGTAATGATCATGCTGGTTCTTTCAGAGTTCCATTTCGATTTGGGTCCATTATTGGCCGGAGCCGGAGTAGTCGGGCTTGCCATCGGGTTTGGCGCGCAGAGTTTGGTCAAGGATGTAATAACAGGCTTTTTTATTATTTTTGAAGATCAGTTCGCAGTTGGCGATGTGATTCAGACAGGGACCTACAAGGGGACGGTAGAAATGATTGGCCTCAGAACGACGAGGCTGCTTAGCAGCACCGGTGAGGTGCATATTATCCCCAATGGAACAATTATCAACGTAACGAACTATTCGCTGGCTAATGCGCTCGCGGTAGTGGATGTTCCTGTAAAGATCGAACGGGGGCTGGAGGCCACGCTCGCTCTGATTGGAGAAGCGCTTAAGGGGATAGAAGAGCGGAACACAAATGTCGTAGCCTATCCGAATATTCTGGGAATTCAGTCGATGAGCACCTCGGAATATGTGATTCGAGTAGCGGCCCATTGTCTTCCGAATGCCAGGGATGCTGCGGAGCGGCAAATCCAAAGCGATATCAAGCGGGCATTGGAGAAACAGACGGCGCTGGAGGCGGCTAAGGCTGAGCAGGAGGCGCGTGAACAAGCGGAACAGGCTGAAAGGGCTGCGAGGGAAATGGAGGCCTTGGAGGCGCCGCCCAGTGGGCGCGAATCCTCGGGGAATCGACCTGACAGACAGGTTGCTGCCACGCATGAGGAAGAAAAGGGGGAGAAGTAA
- the noc gene encoding nucleoid occlusion protein, protein MKEQFTKLFGFTERSSGEEIKQIPVHEVISSPYQPRTIFDDEKIDELCQTIKTHGVIQPIVVRVRDSLYEIIAGERRWRAVKKLGMETIPAIVREFNDSQAASIALIENLQREGLTSIEEAIAYQKLIDLHQLTQESLAQRLGKSQSTIANKIRLLQLPEQVKTALMERQITERHARSLLSLDTVEMQLKVLGEIIAKGLNVKQTEARIAFYKEVSKTKKSKRVSYTKDVRLALNTIRQSIDMVSGSGMEIKTSENDRGDHYEIVIQIPKR, encoded by the coding sequence ATGAAAGAACAATTCACCAAGCTTTTTGGATTTACCGAGCGGAGCAGCGGAGAAGAGATCAAACAGATCCCGGTTCATGAGGTCATCAGCAGTCCATATCAGCCACGGACAATTTTTGATGATGAAAAGATAGACGAGCTATGCCAGACTATCAAAACTCATGGTGTTATTCAGCCTATAGTTGTTCGCGTGCGTGATTCCCTGTATGAGATTATTGCTGGAGAACGTCGCTGGCGGGCAGTTAAAAAGCTGGGCATGGAAACAATACCGGCCATTGTTCGTGAATTCAATGATTCACAAGCAGCGTCTATTGCTCTAATCGAAAATTTGCAGCGTGAGGGTTTGACCTCAATAGAAGAGGCTATCGCTTATCAAAAATTAATCGATCTTCATCAGTTGACTCAAGAAAGCCTGGCACAGCGCCTTGGCAAAAGCCAATCAACGATTGCCAACAAAATCCGCTTGCTGCAGCTCCCTGAGCAAGTGAAAACAGCATTGATGGAAAGACAAATCACGGAACGGCATGCGCGTTCACTGCTGTCGCTGGACACTGTAGAAATGCAGCTGAAGGTGCTGGGTGAGATCATTGCCAAAGGGTTGAATGTGAAACAAACAGAAGCCCGCATTGCCTTCTATAAAGAAGTTTCAAAGACTAAAAAGTCAAAACGGGTTTCCTACACTAAGGATGTTCGTCTCGCTCTAAATACAATTCGTCAATCCATAGATATGGTTTCCGGTTCGGGAATGGAGATTAAAACCTCCGAAAATGACCGTGGCGACCATTACGAGATTGTTATTCAAATTCCAAAAAGATAA
- a CDS encoding aminotransferase class V-fold PLP-dependent enzyme → MGELVYLDHAATSWPKPPEVAAAMMDALQNSGANAGRGNHSLAIGAGRVMVRARNKLAELFSVSNAQDIAFTQNTTMGLNMAIKGTLQPGDHVITTMTEHNSVRRPLEFLRQTLGISIDYIQVDPEGQVDLLELQRTFRTDTKMMICNHSSNLLGSILPIGEIGDIAKSKGALFLVDAAQSAGSLIIDVKKMNIDLLAFPGHKGLLGPQGTGGLYIAPELDLIPLMQGGTGSQSENSGQPNVRPDRYEAGTQNGVGIAGLLAGVTKIMSLGPGNIHRQEWELTQKLMEGLSVVPGIRLLGPKLGSERSGIVSFVVEGQDSAEIAHRLDRKYNIAVRAGMHCTPLAHKAAYTLESGAVRASVGVTSTEEDVDRMVAAMLEMYGATSVG, encoded by the coding sequence ATGGGGGAGCTCGTTTATTTGGATCATGCAGCAACATCATGGCCGAAACCGCCTGAAGTTGCTGCGGCCATGATGGATGCGTTGCAAAATTCCGGTGCAAATGCCGGACGTGGGAATCATTCGCTGGCGATTGGGGCAGGGCGGGTAATGGTGAGAGCGCGGAACAAGCTGGCAGAACTTTTTTCTGTCTCCAATGCCCAGGATATTGCCTTTACCCAAAACACTACCATGGGGCTAAATATGGCTATAAAGGGTACACTTCAACCAGGGGATCACGTGATTACTACAATGACGGAACATAACTCTGTTCGCAGGCCTTTAGAATTTTTACGCCAGACGTTGGGCATTTCTATTGATTATATACAGGTAGACCCCGAAGGACAGGTGGATTTGCTTGAACTGCAGAGGACCTTTAGAACTGACACCAAAATGATGATATGCAATCATAGCTCTAATCTGCTGGGGAGCATTCTGCCCATTGGGGAAATTGGAGATATTGCAAAATCTAAAGGTGCTCTATTTCTGGTGGATGCTGCTCAAAGTGCCGGCTCCTTAATCATTGATGTAAAAAAAATGAATATAGATTTGCTTGCTTTTCCGGGGCATAAAGGTCTCCTGGGTCCACAGGGGACAGGAGGATTGTACATCGCGCCTGAACTGGATTTGATCCCCCTGATGCAGGGGGGAACCGGAAGCCAGTCGGAAAATAGCGGACAGCCCAATGTTCGTCCTGACCGTTATGAGGCTGGGACACAAAATGGGGTGGGCATAGCCGGATTGCTGGCGGGTGTGACCAAAATAATGTCGCTGGGACCGGGAAATATTCACCGCCAAGAGTGGGAACTGACTCAGAAGTTAATGGAGGGCCTGTCCGTCGTTCCTGGAATCCGACTGCTTGGGCCTAAATTGGGTTCGGAGCGGAGCGGAATCGTATCCTTCGTGGTTGAGGGGCAGGATTCGGCAGAGATCGCCCACCGTCTGGACCGTAAATATAATATTGCGGTGCGCGCAGGCATGCACTGTACTCCGCTGGCCCATAAAGCTGCATATACATTAGAAAGTGGAGCCGTAAGAGCGAGTGTGGGCGTTACTTCGACAGAAGAGGATGTTGACCGGATGGTTGCTGCTATGCTGGAGATGTATGGCGCCACAAGTGTAGGATAA
- a CDS encoding YjzC family protein — protein MGEQTEYEKGDKAPNPGIYTEVGEARSFHTQIQNPKRIEMKKGDTFPETSNKDRKWKKAEKARVH, from the coding sequence ATGGGCGAACAAACCGAATACGAAAAAGGCGACAAAGCCCCGAATCCGGGCATCTATACGGAGGTAGGCGAAGCACGCAGCTTCCACACCCAAATTCAGAATCCCAAACGGATCGAAATGAAGAAGGGTGACACCTTTCCTGAAACCTCTAACAAAGACCGCAAGTGGAAAAAGGCGGAAAAGGCACGGGTTCATTAA
- a CDS encoding DUF3343 domain-containing protein: MDEELLIAFDSTQQALRAEMLLEYAGIEIDIFPTPKEITAGCAMSIQFFRGALGEVRKIVEEQSVEIRGIFREMEEGGYALIGEKEGLDE; this comes from the coding sequence ATGGATGAGGAACTTCTGATCGCCTTTGACTCGACCCAACAGGCGCTGCGCGCTGAGATGCTGCTTGAATATGCAGGGATCGAAATTGATATCTTCCCTACTCCGAAGGAGATTACCGCCGGGTGTGCAATGTCGATCCAATTCTTTCGCGGAGCGCTTGGTGAGGTTCGGAAGATTGTAGAAGAGCAGAGTGTTGAAATACGCGGGATCTTTAGAGAGATGGAAGAAGGCGGCTACGCATTGATTGGGGAAAAGGAGGGGTTAGATGAATAG
- the rpsF gene encoding 30S ribosomal protein S6, whose amino-acid sequence MRKYEVMYIIRPDIEQEAVQAAVEKFQGIISNGGEITKHDVQGKRRLAYEIKKFRDGVYVLVNFTAEPAVVTELERIMKISDEVIRYLITNDVA is encoded by the coding sequence ATGCGCAAATATGAAGTCATGTACATTATTCGTCCTGACATTGAACAAGAAGCCGTTCAAGCAGCAGTCGAAAAATTCCAAGGCATCATCTCCAACGGCGGAGAAATTACAAAGCACGATGTGCAAGGTAAACGCCGTCTTGCGTATGAGATCAAGAAATTCCGTGATGGCGTTTATGTTTTGGTTAACTTTACTGCAGAACCTGCAGTAGTTACTGAATTGGAACGTATCATGAAGATTTCTGACGAAGTCATTCGTTATCTCATTACGAACGACGTTGCCTAA
- a CDS encoding ParB/RepB/Spo0J family partition protein, whose translation MSKRLGKGLDALIPSLSINEDDKVVEIPLGQLRANPYQPRKDFNEDAIQELAESIRQHGVIQPIIVRSVLKGYEIIAGERRFRASQYCGKATIPAVVRSLSDQQVMEIALIENLQRENLNAMEIAVAYQGLMDQFALTQEELSLKVGKSRSHIANFLRLLSLPEEVKEYVSRGTISMGHARAIVALKDPETVKQLAEQCVEQQWSVRELEEVVKNLDRKPTGAIKAKVVKRDPYIDNVEELLRERFKTTVKIKQGKEKGKIELNYYSAQDLERLLELLGN comes from the coding sequence ATGAGTAAGCGTTTAGGGAAAGGTCTAGATGCGTTAATACCATCCTTGTCGATCAACGAAGATGATAAGGTTGTGGAGATACCTTTAGGGCAATTACGGGCAAACCCCTATCAACCTCGCAAGGATTTCAATGAGGATGCTATTCAAGAATTGGCTGAATCGATCAGACAGCACGGAGTGATTCAACCGATCATCGTCCGGAGTGTTCTGAAGGGTTATGAAATCATTGCCGGTGAACGCAGATTTAGGGCGTCGCAGTATTGTGGCAAAGCAACGATTCCTGCGGTTGTTCGCAGTCTGAGTGACCAGCAGGTTATGGAAATTGCACTGATTGAGAACTTACAGCGAGAAAACCTCAATGCAATGGAAATCGCGGTCGCTTACCAAGGGCTGATGGATCAATTTGCGCTCACCCAGGAGGAGCTTTCGCTAAAGGTGGGTAAATCCAGATCGCATATTGCCAACTTTTTGCGACTGCTTTCTTTGCCGGAAGAGGTTAAAGAATATGTTTCACGTGGAACAATTTCCATGGGGCATGCCAGAGCAATTGTGGCTCTGAAGGATCCTGAAACAGTTAAGCAGTTGGCAGAACAATGTGTGGAACAACAATGGAGTGTTAGAGAGCTGGAAGAGGTTGTGAAAAATCTTGACCGCAAACCAACTGGAGCGATTAAAGCGAAGGTTGTGAAACGTGATCCTTACATTGATAATGTGGAAGAATTGTTGCGCGAGAGATTTAAAACAACAGTGAAAATAAAACAAGGAAAAGAAAAAGGGAAAATAGAATTGAACTATTACAGTGCCCAAGACCTGGAAAGACTGTTGGAACTATTGGGTAATTGA
- a CDS encoding ParA family protein, producing MSKIIAIANQKGGVGKTTTSVNLGAGMATLGRRVLLVDIDPQGNTTSGVGINKADVANCIYDILINEANPQETILETQIEGLHIIPATIQLAGAEIELVSTISRELKLKKALNAVKSNYDYIIIDCPPSLGILTINSLTAADSVIIPIQCEYYALEGLSQLLNTVRLVQKNLNPHLKIEGVLLTMLDARTNLGIQVIEEVKKYFQEKVYRTIIPRNVRLSEAPSHGQSIITYDNRSKGAEVYLELAKEVISYE from the coding sequence GTGTCCAAGATTATTGCCATAGCAAATCAAAAGGGTGGTGTCGGTAAAACAACGACCTCTGTCAACCTGGGTGCCGGAATGGCTACTCTAGGGAGAAGAGTGCTTCTGGTTGATATCGATCCACAAGGAAACACTACTAGCGGCGTTGGCATCAACAAAGCGGATGTAGCAAATTGCATTTATGATATTCTTATTAATGAAGCAAATCCACAGGAAACGATATTGGAGACTCAAATCGAAGGTCTTCATATTATTCCGGCAACGATTCAATTGGCGGGTGCAGAGATCGAACTGGTGTCCACCATATCCAGAGAGTTGAAATTGAAGAAGGCATTAAATGCGGTCAAGTCGAATTATGATTATATTATTATTGACTGCCCACCTTCATTGGGTATTCTTACCATTAATTCGCTCACTGCGGCGGATTCTGTTATCATTCCAATTCAATGTGAGTATTACGCACTGGAGGGTTTGAGCCAACTGCTGAATACTGTAAGACTGGTTCAGAAAAACCTCAATCCTCACCTGAAGATAGAGGGAGTGCTGTTGACGATGCTAGATGCCCGGACGAATCTGGGGATTCAGGTTATCGAAGAGGTGAAAAAGTATTTCCAGGAGAAAGTTTACAGAACAATCATTCCTCGTAATGTAAGATTGAGTGAAGCTCCATCACATGGGCAATCGATTATTACTTATGACAATCGCTCCAAAGGAGCGGAAGTTTACCTAGAGTTGGCAAAGGAAGTGATCTCTTATGAGTAA
- the mnmG gene encoding tRNA uridine-5-carboxymethylaminomethyl(34) synthesis enzyme MnmG has translation MSFDGGSYDVVVIGAGHAGCEAALAAARMGCRTLMITINLDMVAFMPCNPSIGGPAKGHVVREIDALGGEMGRNIDKTFIQLRMLNTGKGPAVHALRAQADKFLYQHAMKETMEKTPNLTLRQGMVEELIVENGRCAGVITKTGTVYHSKTVILTTGTYLRGKVIMGELTYESGPNNQQPSVRLSEHLRELGFDLVRFKTGTPPRVHKDTIDFSKTEIQPGDEKPKFFSFETKSSDNEQLPCWLTYTSEVTHQIINDNLHRAPMFTGIIEGTGPRYCPSIEDKVVRFSDKSQHQIFLEPEGKNTAEYYVQGLSTSLPEDVQLAVLRSIPGMEKVEMMRNGYAIEYDAMVPTQLWPSLETKRLPGLFTAGQINGTSGYEEAAGQGVIAGINAARKVQEKEPVVLDRSQGYIGVLIDDLVTKGTNEPYRLLTSRAEYRLLLRHDNADLRLTPIGYEIGLIPEQRYEAFLDKKERVEREITRLRETKVKPVDVNAALAEYESAPIVDGSNLLTLMRRPEVAYSFVDLVSPSPEGLDEEMKEQVEIQIKYAGYIEKQLQHVEKLQKMEKKKIPEDINYNEIHGLAMEARQKLTKIAPISIGQASRIAGVTPADISILLVHLEHYNRVTAAKG, from the coding sequence ATGAGTTTTGATGGAGGCAGCTATGACGTAGTGGTCATTGGCGCAGGGCATGCCGGCTGCGAGGCAGCCCTTGCCGCAGCACGAATGGGCTGCCGCACGCTGATGATTACAATCAACTTGGATATGGTGGCCTTCATGCCGTGTAATCCGTCCATTGGCGGGCCTGCTAAAGGGCATGTAGTGCGCGAAATTGATGCACTGGGCGGCGAAATGGGCCGTAATATTGATAAAACCTTTATTCAGCTGCGTATGCTCAACACAGGCAAAGGCCCCGCTGTACATGCGTTGCGGGCGCAAGCCGACAAATTCCTGTATCAGCATGCAATGAAAGAAACGATGGAGAAAACACCGAATCTGACGCTTCGCCAGGGAATGGTGGAAGAACTGATTGTTGAGAATGGCAGATGTGCAGGTGTAATTACGAAGACAGGTACGGTATACCACAGTAAAACGGTTATCCTGACTACAGGAACCTATTTGCGCGGCAAAGTGATTATGGGTGAGCTGACTTATGAGAGCGGCCCGAACAATCAGCAGCCTTCGGTGAGACTTTCCGAGCATCTGCGTGAGCTTGGTTTTGACCTTGTACGTTTTAAGACAGGCACACCGCCGCGGGTGCATAAGGATACCATTGATTTCTCCAAGACCGAGATTCAACCGGGGGACGAGAAACCGAAGTTCTTTTCTTTTGAAACCAAATCATCCGATAATGAACAGCTTCCCTGCTGGCTGACTTATACTTCCGAGGTTACCCATCAGATTATAAATGACAATCTCCATCGGGCTCCCATGTTCACCGGTATTATTGAAGGAACAGGTCCAAGATATTGTCCTTCTATTGAAGATAAGGTGGTTCGATTCAGCGATAAATCACAGCATCAGATATTCCTGGAACCAGAAGGTAAAAACACTGCGGAATATTACGTCCAAGGGCTATCCACCAGTCTTCCGGAAGATGTTCAGTTAGCTGTACTCCGTTCTATTCCGGGAATGGAAAAGGTTGAAATGATGCGCAATGGTTATGCTATTGAATATGATGCAATGGTTCCAACCCAGCTCTGGCCCTCACTGGAAACCAAACGTCTACCTGGACTGTTCACGGCTGGACAGATCAACGGTACATCCGGTTATGAGGAAGCGGCTGGACAAGGTGTAATCGCCGGGATTAACGCGGCACGCAAGGTCCAGGAGAAGGAGCCGGTTGTGCTGGACCGCTCGCAAGGGTACATTGGTGTACTGATTGATGATCTGGTTACCAAAGGAACCAATGAGCCATATCGCTTGCTGACCTCACGTGCGGAATACCGCTTACTGCTTCGCCATGACAATGCGGATCTGCGCTTGACACCTATTGGTTATGAAATCGGTCTGATTCCCGAACAGCGTTATGAAGCTTTCCTGGATAAAAAAGAACGGGTAGAGCGTGAAATCACACGTCTCCGGGAGACCAAAGTTAAACCTGTAGATGTTAATGCTGCACTTGCTGAATATGAATCCGCACCTATTGTGGATGGAAGCAACTTACTGACGCTAATGCGGCGTCCGGAAGTGGCCTATAGTTTTGTTGACCTTGTTTCTCCTTCACCTGAGGGACTGGATGAGGAAATGAAGGAACAGGTAGAGATCCAGATTAAATATGCTGGTTACATTGAAAAACAGCTTCAGCATGTTGAAAAACTGCAGAAGATGGAAAAAAAGAAGATTCCAGAGGATATCAACTATAATGAAATTCACGGATTGGCAATGGAAGCACGGCAAAAGCTGACCAAAATCGCACCTATATCCATCGGCCAGGCATCGCGAATTGCCGGTGTAACACCAGCGGACATTTCCATTCTTCTTGTACATTTGGAGCATTATAACCGTGTGACGGCAGCGAAAGGATAA
- a CDS encoding DUF4446 family protein: MSELNEIISEQLSMFIMGFALIIVVLAIVLILQGAKIRTMRRKYEAMMRGNGIEDLESLLIDLKNQGDMLEEVQREQNTIIEAAQVKLRGMKSKVAVKRYNAFGERGNDLSFSLAIIDDNRSGVVLTSLHNRENSYIYSKPLEGGESQYPLSPEEKEVIALASQQN; this comes from the coding sequence ATGTCGGAGTTAAATGAAATTATTAGTGAGCAGCTGTCAATGTTTATCATGGGGTTTGCACTGATCATCGTCGTGCTGGCAATTGTATTGATTCTACAGGGAGCGAAGATTCGTACTATGCGGCGGAAATATGAGGCTATGATGAGGGGCAATGGAATTGAAGATTTGGAGAGTTTGTTGATTGATCTCAAAAATCAGGGGGACATGCTGGAAGAAGTTCAACGCGAGCAAAATACAATAATTGAAGCAGCACAGGTCAAACTCCGCGGCATGAAGTCAAAGGTTGCGGTGAAACGATACAATGCTTTTGGAGAGCGGGGGAATGACCTGAGCTTCTCGCTTGCTATCATTGACGACAACCGCAGTGGTGTAGTCTTGACCAGTCTGCATAACCGTGAAAATTCGTATATCTACTCTAAACCGCTCGAGGGCGGGGAATCGCAGTACCCGCTGTCACCCGAGGAAAAGGAAGTTATCGCTCTCGCGTCGCAGCAGAACTAG
- the yyaC gene encoding spore protease YyaC: MNVSSKAVPLPEPSCLKISHADPNIYSAITHRLLFHFSRTNADTPIIIVCVGTDRSTGDSLGPLVGTALARFHSPLFHLYGTLDEPVHAVNLQETLTLIHEKHNNPFIIGIDACLGHSASVGCIQVVDGPLRPGAGVNKQLPPVGDIHLTGIVNVGGFMEYFVLQNTRLSLVMRLSDIIASSLYSALKQWNLHASSAATRER; the protein is encoded by the coding sequence ATGAATGTCTCTTCGAAAGCTGTCCCTTTGCCGGAACCGTCTTGTTTAAAAATATCACATGCAGATCCCAATATCTATTCGGCCATTACACACCGGCTGCTGTTTCATTTTTCCCGTACCAATGCGGATACACCCATTATTATCGTCTGCGTGGGTACAGACCGATCCACCGGTGATTCGCTCGGTCCGCTTGTCGGTACAGCATTAGCCCGTTTCCATAGTCCCTTATTTCATTTGTATGGCACATTAGACGAGCCTGTACATGCTGTAAATTTGCAAGAAACACTTACCCTTATTCACGAAAAACACAACAATCCATTCATCATCGGCATCGACGCCTGCCTGGGCCATTCCGCCAGTGTCGGCTGCATTCAGGTGGTTGACGGTCCGCTGAGGCCCGGAGCTGGGGTGAATAAGCAGCTCCCCCCTGTCGGAGATATTCATCTCACCGGAATTGTAAATGTCGGCGGATTTATGGAGTACTTCGTCCTGCAGAATACTAGATTAAGTCTGGTCATGCGATTGTCGGATATCATTGCTTCCAGTCTCTATTCCGCCTTGAAACAATGGAATCTCCATGCTAGTTCTGCTGCGACGCGAGAGCGATAA
- the rsmG gene encoding 16S rRNA (guanine(527)-N(7))-methyltransferase RsmG produces MDNTAVQFTALVQAQGITLSPKQLEQFELYFTELVSWNEKMNLTGITEREQVYMKHFYDSLSLAFFMNMGEVNKLADIGSGAGFPGIPLKICFPHLKLTIVDSLSKRISFLQHVCDTLRLKNVQLIHGRAEDVARQFIHRDAYDLVTARAVARLALLNEFCLPFTRKDGFFAAMKGNDPSEELTEAKRSFKELRAELQKVESFTLPVEESARHIVIIRKSGATPAKYPRKAGMPAKAPLI; encoded by the coding sequence ATGGATAACACTGCAGTGCAGTTTACCGCTTTAGTGCAAGCCCAAGGAATCACATTATCACCCAAGCAACTGGAGCAATTCGAGCTATACTTCACAGAACTTGTTTCATGGAATGAAAAAATGAATCTGACAGGCATAACTGAACGCGAGCAAGTGTACATGAAACATTTTTACGATTCACTTTCCCTGGCTTTCTTCATGAATATGGGGGAGGTGAACAAACTGGCGGATATCGGCTCCGGCGCAGGTTTTCCCGGAATTCCCTTAAAAATCTGTTTCCCGCATTTAAAGCTAACGATCGTGGATTCTCTCAGCAAACGCATTTCTTTTTTACAACATGTCTGTGACACGTTGCGGTTAAAGAATGTGCAGCTAATCCATGGCAGGGCAGAGGATGTTGCACGCCAGTTCATACACCGCGATGCTTATGACTTGGTTACAGCGCGTGCAGTTGCACGCTTAGCGCTGCTGAATGAATTTTGTCTTCCATTTACGCGAAAAGATGGCTTTTTTGCGGCGATGAAGGGCAATGATCCGTCGGAGGAGTTAACAGAGGCTAAACGCAGCTTCAAGGAATTGCGTGCCGAACTACAGAAGGTGGAGTCATTCACTCTTCCTGTTGAAGAGTCGGCAAGGCATATAGTTATCATCCGTAAATCAGGAGCTACACCGGCAAAATATCCGCGCAAAGCTGGAATGCCTGCCAAAGCTCCACTGATCTGA
- the ssb gene encoding single-stranded DNA-binding protein, translating to MLNRIILIGRLTRDPELRYTPAGVAVTQFTLAVDRNFTGQNGEREADFIPVVTWRQLAETCANYLRKGRLTAVEGRIQVRNYENNEGKRVYVTEVIADNVRFLESSQNREGGNAPSGGNVPEEPSYGGGGNSGRGNNNNFSRNNNNQDPFSGDGKPIDISDDDLPF from the coding sequence TTGTTGAACCGTATCATTCTGATCGGTCGGTTGACCCGTGACCCGGAACTTCGTTATACTCCTGCTGGTGTTGCTGTAACGCAGTTTACGCTTGCCGTAGACCGCAACTTTACGGGCCAAAACGGCGAACGCGAAGCGGACTTCATCCCGGTAGTAACCTGGAGACAGCTGGCTGAGACCTGTGCCAATTACTTGCGCAAAGGACGTCTGACAGCCGTGGAAGGACGCATTCAAGTACGGAATTACGAGAATAACGAAGGCAAACGTGTATACGTTACTGAAGTTATTGCCGATAATGTCCGTTTTCTGGAATCTTCGCAGAATCGTGAAGGTGGCAATGCGCCAAGTGGCGGGAATGTACCTGAAGAACCATCCTATGGTGGCGGCGGTAACAGTGGACGCGGAAATAACAATAATTTCTCGCGTAACAACAATAATCAAGATCCTTTTTCGGGCGATGGAAAACCGATCGATATATCGGACGATGATTTGCCATTTTAA
- a CDS encoding DUF951 domain-containing protein yields the protein MERKVFGLGDIVLMKKPHPCGTNEMEIIRMGMDIRIKCTGCHHSVLIPRAKFEKNMKKVLRSAEGETTNN from the coding sequence ATGGAACGGAAGGTTTTTGGGCTTGGCGATATTGTTCTCATGAAAAAGCCGCATCCTTGCGGAACCAATGAAATGGAGATCATCAGGATGGGGATGGATATCCGGATTAAATGTACCGGCTGTCATCACAGTGTTCTCATTCCCCGGGCTAAGTTCGAGAAGAATATGAAAAAAGTGCTGCGTTCCGCCGAGGGTGAAACCACGAATAATTAA
- the rpsR gene encoding 30S ribosomal protein S18, whose translation MAFKQREGGENDKRPARRGGRNKRKKVCYFTVNKITHIDYKDTELLKKFISERGKILPRRVTGTSAKYQRALTIAVKRSRQIALLPYTTE comes from the coding sequence ATGGCTTTCAAACAAAGAGAAGGCGGAGAAAACGACAAAAGACCTGCACGTCGTGGTGGACGCAACAAGCGCAAAAAAGTGTGCTACTTCACTGTGAACAAGATTACTCACATTGACTACAAGGACACTGAACTTCTGAAGAAGTTTATCAGCGAACGCGGAAAGATCTTGCCGCGTCGTGTAACAGGTACAAGTGCAAAATACCAACGCGCTCTGACCATTGCTGTAAAACGCTCGCGTCAAATCGCGCTGCTGCCTTACACAACGGAATAG